Proteins co-encoded in one Echeneis naucrates chromosome 22, fEcheNa1.1, whole genome shotgun sequence genomic window:
- the LOC115036272 gene encoding uncharacterized protein LOC115036272 isoform X2 yields the protein MACRRRRQRSLPGHNERHIPNNVDQLAFKYMMCKVESSSDSDSEISPRWSDTSTMGWTSTAPERGTLHRALPLKPTAKHCCYSAFLDPYDGSSEDSDESDIDVGVSRRTRQQGQGGGGGCRFFGRSRRFIPHHPASVALREVTKNGMRDPGTEQQNILDVQMKCGSDSELWVCELHTHTEMANDSTMQTQAMDIESQLYDSGLHGTRSSTPQTPGPLTSVGGSSSWFLDSSSERSPSPCTLRSLYKRKLGLPGAEVVELGHRKRQCVVNMEDKEEAGDSAFE from the exons ATGGCATGTAGAAGAAGACGACAGCGCTCTCTTCCAG GTCACAATGAGAGACATATTCCCAACAACGTGGATCAACTTGCTTTCAAGTACATG ATGTGCAAAGTGGAGTCCAGCAGTGATAGTGACTCAGAAATCAGTCCAAGATGGTCAGACACCAGCACTATG GGATGGACAAGCACTGCACCAGAGCGTGGGACGTTACATCGGGCACTGCCACTAAAGCCTACAGCAAAGCATTGTTGTTATTCTGCG TTTTTGGACCCATATGATGGAAGCTCTGAGGATTCAGATGAATCAGACATCGATGTTGGTGTCTCCAGGAGGACAAGGCAGCAGGGCcaaggaggtggtggaggatgTCGGTTTTTTGGTCGGAGCAGGAGATTCATCCCTCATCACCCTGCTTCTGTTGCCCTCAGAGAAGTAACAAAAAATGGGATGAGAGATCCTGGAACAGAGCAGCAAAATATTTTGGATGTCCAGATGAAATGTGGGAGTGATTCTGAGCTGTGGGTCTGTGagcttcacactcacactgaaaTGGCAAATGATTCAACAATGCAAACCCAAGCCATGGATATCGAATCGCAGCTTTATGATTCAGGCTTGCATGGCACAAGATCCTCTACGCCTCAAACTCCTGGACCTCTCACCTCAGTGGGAGGGAGCTCATCCTGGTTTCTGGACAGCTCTTCAGAGCGGTCCCCCAGCCCATGTACCCTCAGATCTCTCTACAAGAGGAAGTTGGGGCTGCCTGGGGCAGAAGTGGTGGAACTGGGCCACAGAAAGAGGCAGTGTGTTGTCAACATGGAGGACAAAGAAGAGGCAGGGGACTCTGCATTTGAATGA
- the LOC115036272 gene encoding uncharacterized protein LOC115036272 isoform X1, giving the protein MACRRRRQRSLPGHNERHIPNNVDQLAFKYMEMCKVESSSDSDSEISPRWSDTSTMGWTSTAPERGTLHRALPLKPTAKHCCYSAFLDPYDGSSEDSDESDIDVGVSRRTRQQGQGGGGGCRFFGRSRRFIPHHPASVALREVTKNGMRDPGTEQQNILDVQMKCGSDSELWVCELHTHTEMANDSTMQTQAMDIESQLYDSGLHGTRSSTPQTPGPLTSVGGSSSWFLDSSSERSPSPCTLRSLYKRKLGLPGAEVVELGHRKRQCVVNMEDKEEAGDSAFE; this is encoded by the exons ATGGCATGTAGAAGAAGACGACAGCGCTCTCTTCCAG GTCACAATGAGAGACATATTCCCAACAACGTGGATCAACTTGCTTTCAAGTACATG GAGATGTGCAAAGTGGAGTCCAGCAGTGATAGTGACTCAGAAATCAGTCCAAGATGGTCAGACACCAGCACTATG GGATGGACAAGCACTGCACCAGAGCGTGGGACGTTACATCGGGCACTGCCACTAAAGCCTACAGCAAAGCATTGTTGTTATTCTGCG TTTTTGGACCCATATGATGGAAGCTCTGAGGATTCAGATGAATCAGACATCGATGTTGGTGTCTCCAGGAGGACAAGGCAGCAGGGCcaaggaggtggtggaggatgTCGGTTTTTTGGTCGGAGCAGGAGATTCATCCCTCATCACCCTGCTTCTGTTGCCCTCAGAGAAGTAACAAAAAATGGGATGAGAGATCCTGGAACAGAGCAGCAAAATATTTTGGATGTCCAGATGAAATGTGGGAGTGATTCTGAGCTGTGGGTCTGTGagcttcacactcacactgaaaTGGCAAATGATTCAACAATGCAAACCCAAGCCATGGATATCGAATCGCAGCTTTATGATTCAGGCTTGCATGGCACAAGATCCTCTACGCCTCAAACTCCTGGACCTCTCACCTCAGTGGGAGGGAGCTCATCCTGGTTTCTGGACAGCTCTTCAGAGCGGTCCCCCAGCCCATGTACCCTCAGATCTCTCTACAAGAGGAAGTTGGGGCTGCCTGGGGCAGAAGTGGTGGAACTGGGCCACAGAAAGAGGCAGTGTGTTGTCAACATGGAGGACAAAGAAGAGGCAGGGGACTCTGCATTTGAATGA